A genomic segment from Streptomyces sp. NBC_00237 encodes:
- a CDS encoding glycine betaine/L-proline ABC transporter ATP-binding protein — MSTTTTAQSQAEPPADSASAEPVFSVRNLWKVFGPKADKVPGDKALTGLSVPELRERTGCTAAVRDVSFDVKKGEVFVVMGLSGSGKSTLVRCLTRLIEPTSGALAIDGEDVLSMDKSRLRELRRHRAAMVFQHFGLLPHRTVLDNVAYGLEVQGMGKAERRAKAAEVVSKVGLDGLENRRPGQLSGGQQQRVGLARALAVDPEVLLFDEPFSALDPLIRRDMQEEVIRLHQEEGRTMVFITHDLNEALRLGDRIALMRDGEIVQLGTPEEIVGSPADDYVRDFVRDVPREQVLTVASAMRTPEPGDAESGPAVPPEAPVSEAIEALVRTGEPTARVMSDGRLLGIVDRACLLSVVAGTLAVTA, encoded by the coding sequence ATGAGTACGACGACCACTGCACAGAGCCAGGCCGAGCCGCCCGCCGACTCCGCCTCCGCCGAGCCCGTCTTCTCCGTACGGAACCTCTGGAAGGTCTTCGGCCCCAAGGCCGACAAGGTCCCCGGCGACAAGGCCCTCACCGGCCTCTCCGTGCCCGAACTCCGCGAGCGCACCGGCTGCACGGCCGCCGTCCGCGACGTCTCCTTCGACGTGAAGAAGGGCGAGGTCTTCGTCGTCATGGGGCTGTCCGGCTCCGGAAAGTCGACCCTGGTCCGCTGTCTGACCCGGCTCATCGAGCCGACCTCGGGCGCGCTCGCCATCGACGGCGAGGACGTCCTCTCCATGGACAAGTCCCGCCTGCGCGAACTCCGCCGCCACCGCGCCGCCATGGTCTTCCAGCACTTCGGCCTGCTCCCGCACCGTACGGTCCTCGACAACGTCGCGTACGGGCTCGAAGTGCAGGGCATGGGCAAGGCCGAGCGGCGCGCGAAGGCCGCCGAGGTCGTGTCCAAGGTCGGCCTCGACGGGCTGGAGAACCGCCGCCCCGGTCAGCTCTCCGGCGGCCAGCAACAGCGCGTGGGCCTGGCCCGCGCCCTCGCGGTCGACCCCGAAGTCCTGCTCTTCGACGAGCCGTTCAGCGCCCTGGACCCCCTCATCCGACGCGACATGCAGGAAGAGGTCATCCGCCTCCACCAGGAGGAGGGGCGCACGATGGTGTTCATCACCCACGACCTCAACGAGGCACTGCGCCTGGGCGACCGCATCGCCCTGATGCGCGACGGCGAGATCGTGCAGCTCGGCACCCCGGAGGAGATCGTCGGCTCCCCGGCCGACGACTACGTGCGCGACTTCGTCCGCGACGTCCCCCGCGAGCAGGTCCTCACCGTCGCCTCCGCGATGCGCACCCCGGAACCGGGCGACGCGGAATCCGGCCCCGCGGTCCCCCCGGAAGCCCCCGTCTCCGAGGCCATCGAAGCCCTGGTCCGCACCGGCGAGCCCACGGCCCGCGTGATGTCCGACGGCCGCCTCCTGGGCATCGTCGACCGCGCCTGCCTCCTCTCCGTAGTAGCCGGAACCCTGGCGGTGACCGCCTGA
- a CDS encoding GMC family oxidoreductase, which yields MPESLHEYDYVVVGGGTAGSVIASRLTEDPDIRVAVIEGGPSDVDRPEVLTLRRWMGLLGGELDYDYPTTEQPRGNSHIRHSRARVLGGCSSHNTLIAFKPLPSDWDEWEANGAEGWGAAAMDPYFSKLRNNIVPVDEADRNAIARDFVDAAQSALGVPRVESFNQKPFEDGVGFFDLAYHPESNKRSSASVAYLHPFLDRPNLHILLETWAYELELDGTRARGVRVRTKEGEEVLVRATREVLVCAGAVDTPRLLLHSGIGPARDLEALGIPVAVDLPGVGENLLDHPESVIVWETNGPIPENSAMDSDAGLFVKRDPEHAGPDLMFHFYQIPFTDNPERLGYERPAHGVSMTPNIPKPRSRGRLYLTSADPAVKPALDFRYFTDEDDHDGRTLVDGIRIAREIAAAAPLSGWLKREVCPGPDVTSDEELSEYARKVAHTVYHPAGTCKMGAASDELAVVTPDLKIKGLDGIRIADASVFPTMTAVNPMIGVLMVGEKCAELLVHAQQQPTISGGAA from the coding sequence ATGCCCGAGTCACTTCACGAGTACGACTACGTCGTCGTCGGCGGCGGCACCGCCGGATCCGTGATCGCGTCCCGCCTCACCGAGGACCCCGACATCCGCGTCGCCGTCATCGAAGGCGGACCCTCCGACGTCGACCGCCCCGAAGTCCTCACCCTGCGCCGCTGGATGGGCCTCCTCGGCGGTGAGCTGGACTACGACTACCCGACGACGGAGCAGCCGCGCGGCAACTCCCACATCCGGCACAGCCGCGCCCGCGTCCTCGGCGGCTGCTCCTCGCACAACACCCTCATCGCCTTCAAGCCGCTGCCGAGTGACTGGGACGAGTGGGAGGCCAACGGCGCCGAGGGGTGGGGGGCCGCCGCCATGGACCCGTACTTCTCCAAGCTGCGCAACAACATCGTCCCCGTCGACGAGGCCGACCGGAACGCCATCGCCCGCGACTTCGTCGACGCCGCACAGAGCGCCCTCGGCGTCCCCCGCGTCGAGAGCTTCAACCAGAAGCCCTTCGAGGACGGCGTCGGCTTCTTCGACCTCGCCTACCACCCCGAGAGCAACAAGCGCTCGTCCGCGTCCGTGGCGTACCTCCACCCGTTCCTGGACCGCCCGAACCTCCACATCCTGCTGGAGACCTGGGCGTACGAGCTGGAGCTCGACGGCACCCGGGCGCGCGGCGTCCGCGTCCGCACCAAGGAGGGCGAGGAGGTCCTCGTCCGGGCCACCCGCGAAGTCCTCGTCTGCGCCGGTGCGGTGGACACCCCCCGGCTGCTCCTGCACTCCGGCATAGGCCCGGCCCGCGACCTCGAAGCGCTCGGCATACCCGTCGCCGTCGACCTTCCCGGCGTGGGCGAGAACCTCCTCGACCACCCCGAGTCCGTCATCGTCTGGGAGACGAACGGGCCGATCCCCGAGAACTCGGCGATGGATTCGGACGCGGGGCTGTTCGTGAAGCGCGACCCGGAGCACGCGGGCCCCGACCTGATGTTCCACTTCTACCAAATCCCCTTCACCGACAACCCCGAGCGCCTCGGCTACGAACGCCCCGCGCACGGCGTGTCGATGACCCCCAACATCCCCAAGCCGCGCAGCCGCGGCCGCCTCTACCTCACCAGCGCCGACCCGGCCGTCAAGCCCGCCCTCGACTTCCGGTACTTCACCGACGAGGACGACCACGACGGACGCACCCTCGTCGACGGCATCAGGATCGCCCGCGAGATCGCGGCGGCGGCCCCGCTCTCCGGCTGGCTCAAGCGCGAGGTCTGCCCCGGCCCCGACGTCACCTCCGACGAAGAGCTGAGCGAGTACGCGCGCAAGGTCGCGCACACCGTCTACCACCCGGCGGGCACCTGCAAGATGGGCGCCGCGAGCGACGAACTCGCCGTCGTCACACCCGACTTGAAGATCAAGGGACTCGACGGCATCCGCATCGCCGACGCTTCCGTCTTCCCCACCATGACCGCCGTCAACCCGATGATCGGGGTCCTGATGGTCGGCGAGAAGTGCGCAGAGCTGCTGGTACACGCCCAGCAGCAACCGACCATCTCCGGAGGTGCCGCGTAA